The Agrobacterium larrymoorei sequence GGTCACGTGCTTGTCATGGATAGCCGCAAGGATGCAAGTGCTGCTTCTGCCGGCGATATTCTCGTCACTCGCCTGATGGTGCGCGGCGGTGCCGGCATTGTCACTGATGGCGGTTTCCGCGATGCGGCGACCATTGCCGAGTTGGATATCCCGGCCTACCACACCCGTCCGTCGAGCCCCACGAACCTCACCAAGCATGAGGCGATCGAGATCAACGGTCCGATCGGCTGCGGCGATGCGCCGGTCTTCCCGGGCGACATCGTCGTTGGCGATGCCGACTGCGTTATCGTCATCCCCGCCGGGATTGCCGACGAAGTGGCAAACGAAGCCGTAGAAATGACGGCTTACGAAGATTTCGTGGTCGAACGGGTCAAGGCAGGCGAAACGATCATCGGCCTTTATCCTTGCACGAAGGATGAGCACCAGACCGCCTTCGCCGCATGGCGAAAGGAGAATGGTCGCTGACGCTTGGGCAAAGCCCTAAGCAAGTGCGCTCAACAGAAAATGGCCGGGTTGTCCGGCCATTTTTTTATCGGTGTAACTCTTCATCGACCGCTATCAGTCGTAGAAGGAATCCACGAACTTGTGGCGACCGAGCAGGAATGCGTCTGCGACGTGGGTCAGCGGTGCGAGATCGACGTCGGATGTCTTGGCCTTGATGATCTCGGCGAAGCGCTCGTACAGGGCAGGGTATTCGCGCTCCGGCTCTGCAAATTTCAGTTCGCCATTGATCGAAAGCTTTGCGCCGCCTTCGGAGAGAACCATCTGACCGGCTTCTGTCTCGGCGACGATATCCCAGCTCTGCTTGCCCGTCTGGCGCCAGTCGAACTCGGCATGCACCGGCATCTTCGTCACGTCGGAGAAGTGGATATCGGCGGCAATCGGTGCGTCGCGATTTTCCGGGAATTCCAGCGTGGCCTTGGTGATAAATAGCGCGCGCGGCAGGATATGGGTGATGATCGACAGCGCATTGATGCCGGGGTCGAAGACACCGAGACCGCCAGCCTGCCAGATCCATTCCTGGTTCGGGTGCCAGTGGCGCACATCTTCCTTCCAGATGACATGAACGCTGTTGATCTTGGTGGATGCCAGAAAGCTCTTTGCTGCTTCGACAGCCGGAGCGTAGCGCGAATGCCAGCTTGCAAACAGCGAAAGACCCTTTGAGTCCGCCAGGCGAACGAGATCCTGCACTTCCGAAAGGGTCGCACCAGGCGGCTTTTCAAGGAACACATGCTTACCGGCGTTGAGCGCCGTATAGGCAGCCTCGTAGCGATATTGCGGCGGCATGCAGAGCGACACGGCGGTGACGTCCGGCACGGCTCCGATCAGTTCCTCGATCGTGTGATAGGACGGGACGCCTTCGACGGTACCATGGCGGCTGGCCGTCGCGATAAGCTCGAAATCCGCATTGGCGGCAATGGCTGGAAGATGCTGGTCGCGAACGATTTTGCCGACGCCGACGATGGCAAGCTTGATAGCTGACATGCTTTTAAGACCCGTGTGATGCTCTAAAAATAATACTTTATGCCTTGTATCAGAAACGGGCGGGCGGGCAAGCCGTTGCTCGGTGCCGTCACCGCAAAATCAGCTTGTGGATGCGACGAGCAGCGGCTTGTGGGCTGGCTTCTTGTAGACAAGGTGCACCACCTTGTAGCCTTCGGCTTTCAACTGGGTTAGCAGAGCGGGTAGCATAGTGGCGGTCCGCTTGTGGATGTCATGCATCAGGATGATGCCGCTGCCGCGATGTCGGAGGGCGGCAATCGTGCGGGACGCGACGACGGCAGGTGTATCGGAGAAATAATCCTTGGAATCGACCTGGACGTCCATGATGACGAGACCGCGCTCGGACACCATGTGCCGGAGGTTGCGATTGTCCGACAGGTAAGGGAAGCGGAAGAACATCGCATCCGTCTCCGTTGCCTTAGCGACGGCCTTTTCACCCTTTGCCACTTCCGCCAGCGCCCGGTCGAAGGTCAGGTTGCGCAGGTTCGGATGGCTGAAGGTGTGGCTGCCGATTGTATGCCCTTCCGCAACGACCTTCTTGGCGATGTCTGGATAGGTCTGTGCCATTTCGCCAACCATGAGGAAGGTGGCCTTCACGCCGAACTCGTCCAACGTTGCGAGAATCCGCTCTGTCTTGCCCGGCACCGGGCCATCGTCGAAGCTCAACACGACTTCCTTATTGGCAAGCGCGATGTCTTTCAGCGACGATACTTCTATGTCCCGGCCAGCAAGCCCCATCGGGTTGCGTGGACGCATCCATGCCGCTGGCGACAGCGCAATCGGATCATGTGGGCCTGCCGCTGGCTTCTCCGGCATCGTCGCGGCAAAGGAGCTTTTCAGCGACCCTTCCGCCTGCGGCTTGCCTGCGCAACTGGAAAGGCACAGCGCAATGGCTGCGGACACGAAGAGTGAGGAGAGGCGCATGAAAAGCTCGGCAAATCAGGGGTGACGTTGTTGCCGAGCTTTCTCTGATTATGGTTAACGGCGCGTTACTTCGCGTCCTGGAAAGTAACGTTTCATTTATCCAGCCATGGCGTCTTCATATTCACTGGACAGCAAGAGCCACTGCTCTTCCGCGGCAGACAGTTTCGCTGCGGCTTCGCCGCGCTGCTTTACCTTCTCCGCTGCCTTGGCAGGGGCCTTTTCATAGAGCGTCGGATCGGCGAGCTCCGTATCGAGCGCTTGAATCTGCTTCTCAAGCTTTGCCGTCAAGGATTCGATTTCGTTGATCTTTTTCTTCAGCGGCGCAAGCTGGGCGCGCTTTTCGGCATTGGCTTTGCGCTGATCGGCCTTGGATGCCTGATCGTTGGCGGCATCCACCTTCTCGTCCTTCTTCTTGCCGGACGCGATGACGATGTCGCGATATTCTTCCATATCGCCTTCGAAGCTCGTTACCGTGCCATTGTTGACCAGCCAGAGACGGTCAACGGTGGCTTCGATGAGATGCCGGTCGTGCGAAATCAGGATGACGGCGCCGTCGTAATCGTTCAGGGCCTCGATCAGCGCGCGACGGCTGTCGATGTCCAGATGGTTGGTCGGTTCGTCGAGGATCAGCAGGTTCGGCGCGTGGAAGGCGGCCAGGCCCATCAGCAGACGCGCCTTTTCGCCACCAGACAGATCCTTGGCAGCGGTCGACATCTTTTCCGTCGCAAGGCCCATCTGCGCCACACGTGAACGCACCTGTGCTTCCGCCGCCTGCGGCATAAGCTTGCGCACATGCTCTACCGGGGTCTCGTTGGGCACCAGATCATCCAGCTGGTGCTGAGCAAAGAAGCCGATCTTGAGGCCCGGCGCGACACGCAGATCGCCTGCCTGTGCGGGCAGGCGGCCGGAAATGAATTTGGCGAATGTGGACTTGCCGTTGCCGTTGGAGCCGAGCAGCGCAATGCGGTCATCATTGTCGATGCGGAGATTCAGACCTTTGAGAATCGGCTTGCCCGGTTCGTAACCGACGACACCGCCCTGAATGGCGACGATGGGCGAGGCGGGCTGCTTTTCTGGTTCCGGAAAGGTGATCGGCTGGACATGATCTTCGATAACGGCGGCAACCGTGCCCATCCGCTCCAGCGCCTTGATGCGGCTCTGCGCCTGCTTGGCCTTGGAGGCCTTATAGCGGAAGCGGTCGATATAGCTCTGCAGATGCTTTCGCGCCGCATCGCTCTTGGCCTTTGCCTTCATCTGCAACTCGTCGGCTTCCGCCTTTTGCCGTTCGAAGGAATCATAGCCGCCGCGATAGAAGGTCAGCTTCTTCTGATCGAGATGAATGATCGAATTGACCGCATTGTTCAAAAGATCGCGGTCATGGCTGATGATGATGACGGTGTGCGGATAGCGGCGGATATAGTCTTCCAGCCAGAGCGTGCCTTCCAGATCGAGATAGTTGGTCGGTTCGTCGAGCAGCAGCAGATCTGGCTCGGCGAAGAGAACCGAGGCGAGCGCCACACGCATGCGCCAGCCACCGGAAAAGGAAGAGGCGGGGCGCAACTGCGCCTCCTGATCGAAGCCGAGACCGGCGAGAATGGCCGATGCGCGCGCTTCCGCCGAATGCGCGTCGATATCGACAAGCCGCATCTGGATTTCGGCGATCCTGTTCGGATCGGTTGCGGTTTCTGCTTCCCGCAACAGCGCTGCCCGTTCCTTGTCGGCAGCAAGCACGATGGAGATCAACGAATCCTCTGTGCCTGGCGCCTCCTGCGCCACCTGGCCGATGCGCGCATGCTTTGGAATGGTGACGCTGCCGCTTTCAGAGCCGAGATCGCCGGTGATGACGCGAAAGAGCGTCGATTTTCCCGCGCCATTGCGCCCCACGAGACCAGCCTTCACGCCATCGGGCAGTGAGACGCTGGCATTGTCGAGAAGCAGGCGGCCTGCGATACGGGCGGAAAGGTCGGTAATCGTAATCATGCCAGCCTTTTGGCCGAGTTTCCCGGAGCTTGCAAGATGGGACAGAGGCAAGCCCCGCGCCATCATGGCCTTCTAAACGGAGGAGGTTGCCATGCCGTCACGAAGAACCCATTCATGAGCCGAATTCTCCCGCCCATCTTGAACCTTGTCAGGCTCGTCCTTTCTCAGGCGATCGTGCTTTGTGGTTTCGTCCTTGTGCAGCGCATGGGCTGGCGGCTGCCACTCGGTCTTTTCGAAATTTTGCTGATTCAGGGTGTGCTCTCGGCGCTGATCGGGCGGCTTATTGGCCTCTGGTGGTTCTGGGTGCCCGTGCAAATTCTGCTGCCCTTTGCCGTCGTTTATAATGACGTCGTGCCGGCCTGGGCCTATGGCGTTGCCTTTATCGCCTGCGTGCTGGTCTTCTGGAATGGTGCGAAGGAGCAGGTGCCGTTCTACATGACCAATCGCCAGACTTGGAAGGCGATCGGCGATCTTGTGGCGCGGCAAAATGCTCGCCGCGTGGCCGATCTGGGCAGTGGTACCGGCGGCATCGTCACCTTCCTGGCAAAGCACCATCCCACCGTTCAGGTGGATGGTTATGAGACGGCGCCGCTCCTCACATTGGTCTCCAAGCTCTGGGTCGCGCTGATCCGGCGGCCCAATGCGGCAATCCGTTACAAAAGCCTGTGGGATGCAGACCTCTCTCAATATGATGTCGTCTACTGCTTCCTATCGCCGGTGCCGATGCCCGACCTGTATGAAAAAGCGAAGGCGGAGATGCGTTCTGGAACGATCCTCGTCTCGAACAGTTTCGAGGTCCCGGGCGTCGCCCCGCTTGAGATCCTGAGGGTTGATGACGCCCGCCAAACGAAGCTGTTTCTTTATCGCTTCTAACCGCGTCTCTACGCCGGAGTTCTCACTTCAAACTCTGTGATGGCAGATATGAAGTCTGGTGGTTTGATTTTCGCCGCATCAGCCTGTTCAATGGGGTGAGAAAAACAGGAGTGACCATGTCGATTACGCTTTACACGCTTTGCGGCCGTGACATCAGCCGTCCGTTTTCGCCCCATTGCTGGAAGACGGTTCTGTCGCTGGCGCATAAGGGGCTGGATTTCGAAGAGCGTCCGCTCGCCTTCACCGCCATTCCCGGCATCGAGAACGGCTTTTCGAAAACCGTGCCGGTTCTGCGCGATGGCGACAGGCTGGTAAAGGACAGCTTCGACATCGCGGTCTATCTCGATGAGGCCTATCCCGATCAGCCGTCGCTCTTCAATGGGGAGGGTGGCAAAGCGCTTTCCCGCTTCGTCGAAAGCTGGTCGCAGACGCAACTCCATCCGGCTATCGTCAGGATCGCGCTTCTCGATATTCATGACATGCTGGATGATCAGGATCAGGCCTATTTCCGCGAGAGCCGGACGAAAGCGCTGGGTGCCGCATTGGAAGAGGTGATCGCCGAGCGTGATGCAGAGATTGCAGCTTTTCCCGCACGTCTGGAGCCGATCCGTAAGATGCTCGGCCGTCAGCCGTTCCTCGGAGGCGAGAGCCCGCTCTTTGCCGACTATATCGTCTTCGGTGCGCTTCAGTGGTCGAGGGTCGCCAGCGGCGTCGATCTCTTTGGCGCGAAGGATCCGGTGCGCGACTGGTTCGAGCGCTGCCTCGATCTGCACGGCGCGAAGGGGCGCAGTGTGACAGCGGCGTGAAATGTCGCTCGGCGCATGCCAATTACGGAAAGCCCCCTTGTTTTCGGGCGTTTGGGCGGGTAAACACCGCCCACTTTCTTTCTATGACAAGGAACCGCAATAATGGCGATTGAACGCACATTCTCGATGATCAAGCCGGACGCAACCAAGCGTAACCTCACTGGTGCCATCACCAAGGTTTTTGAAGAAAACGGCCTGCGCGTCATCGCATCCAAGCGCGTCTGGATGAGCAAGCGCGAAGCAGAAGGCTTCTACGCCGTTCACAAGGAACGCCCTTTCTTCGGCGAACTGGTTGAAGGCATGACCTCTGGCCCGACCATCGTTCAGGTTCTGGAAGGCGAAAACGCCATCCTCAAGAACCGCGAAATCATGGGCGCGACCAACCCTGCACAGGCAGCAGAAGGCACGATCCGCAAGACCTTCGCTCTCTCCATCGGCGAGAACTCGGTTCACGGTTCCGACGCTCCGGAAACCGCTGCCCAGGAAATCGCCTACTGGTTCGCTGAAACCGAAATCGTTGGCTGATTAATCGGCTGCAACGCTGAATGAATTGAAAAGCGGGGTCGGCAACGGCCCCGTTTTTTATTGTGCTTACGCAGGCGGCGCCCGCACCGTAAAGCGGGCATAAAAAAACCGGGCGCCATGCACCCGGTTTTTGATCTGGAAACAGTTGGCCGTCTTAGAAAACGCTGTTGTTGCCGCCGAGCATGCTCTTGGCGATACCGGCACCGGCAGGGCCACCGGAAAGCAGCTGCTGCAGGAAGGTGAGGTCCTTGCCGCCCGTCGGCGTGGTGCGCGAGATGCTGTCGAAGACCTTGCCGTCCTGAAGGGTGTAGTTCGCCTTCTGGGAGACGACTCCGTTCTTGTCGAAATAGATCGCAAGAATGTTCTGCTCGACGAGCTGCGGTTTCATGAAAGCTGCCCTGCGAACACGCTTCTGCGAGATGTAGTAGAACACCTCATTGCCGAATGTTGCCGTCGTCGACGGCGTACCCATGGTCAGCAGCACCTGTTCGCGGCTGGAGCCGACGGGGATCAGCTGCAGCGACTGTTCGTCCAGCACATAGCCGTTATGGAAAACGTCCGTGGTGCTGGAGCAGGCCGTCAGCAGGCTCGAGGCAACAACAACGGCGATGGCGGCTTTGCTCAGAAACTTGGTCTTTCCGGCCGACTTCTGCTTGTTCACCTGCGTTTCCCCGACTGCGATCATGAATGGCACCTTCCGGCATTGCGTGTTGTACCGCTTCTGTACACACGATTATGTCAATCCGGGGACAGGAATTCCCCGTTTCACCATGGAATGCAACATGTTTCAGAAACCGGCACCGCCTCCTGGCGCCTATCCTTGACTGTTTCAGCACGATGATGAACGTGACTGACACGGCATTGCAATTCTCGGATGCTTCGGTAAACCAGCTTTGACAATCATGCAACAAGTGCGATGGGCGAGACACGATTTCGTCGGTCGATATTCGGATTTTTCGATGGTTTTTGGGCTTTTCAGAAAGAAAAACAACAATCGCGCCATCGTTGACCGCCAATATTCAATATTGACGCAGGCCGCTCGCCAGCCGGGCTTCTATCTGCACATGGGCGTTCCGGACACGGTCATGGGCCGCTTCGAAATGCTGGCAGTCGTCATGATTCTGTATTTTCGCCGCACCAAAGGCGCATCGGTCAGCGGCCAGGAAATCGCCCAGGAGATCGTTGATGCCTTCTTCCAGGATCTCGACCATTCGATGCGGGAACTGGGGATCGGCGACCAGGGCGTGCCGAAGCGGATGAAGAAATTTGCTGGCATGTTTTATGGCAGGCTGGAATCCTATGCCGCTGCAATCGACGGTGCGGATGCCGATGCACTTGCGGCAGCGCTCCGTCGCAATATATATCCCCAGGCAGATGAGGCCGCGCCGGATATGCGCGCGCTTTCGAAATGGATGATGTCGGCGTCGGAGATGCTGTCTGCGCAGCCGGAAGACGCTGTAGCGACGGGAACTGTCACGCTGCCTTCACCGGATTTGTGAGGTTTTCAATGAAATCGCCCCATGCGGCCAATGATGACGCGCCCTTTTCCTATCCCGTCAAGGTAGGTCATATTTCTGCCAATCCGGTCAGGATTGGTCTCGAGGCAAGCCCGGAAGAGCTGAAGGCGCTGGCAAAATTCTGGGATGTCCTGTCGGTGGATTATCTCAAAAGCGAATTGCAGGTCACCCGTTGGAAAAGGGACGGGATCAGGATCAAGGGTCAGGTGCAGGCCGGTATCACGCAGGCTTGTGTGGTAACGCTTGAGCCCGTGCCGAGCGTGATCGACGAAAAGGTTGAGCAGATTTTCGTGCCGGAAGGCTCGAAGCTCGCGCGCATGACGACGAATGATGACGGTGAGATCGTGCTCGATCCGGACGGTCCGGATATTCCCGATCAGTTTGTCGGTGACACGATCGATGTCGGCGTGGTCGTTGCGGAATTTGCCGCTCTGGCAATTGATCCCTATCCGCGAAAAGACGGTATCGATTTCGACGGATACGGCGAGAAGACGCCGATGGAAGACAAAAAACCTTCGCCCTTCGCGGTGTTGAAAGATTGGAAAAAAGACTGAATGCCTTCGTAAGAAGCGAACAATTCAGTTGTAAGGCTGGGCGGAAACGGTATTTTCGCCCGAAAATTACCGCGCGGCGGTCAGAAGGATCAGGGACGAGTGATCAGAATAGCAATTGACGTCATGGGTGGGGACCACGGCCCTGATGTTGTCATACCCGGTGCTGCAAAGGCACTCGAGCGGCACAACGACGTGACATTCCTGCTCTATGGGCAGAAGAGCAAGTGCGATCCTATTCTGGCGCAATATCCTCGTCTGATGGAGAAGTCCGAGTTCTTCGACTGCGAAGTCTCGGTTGCCATGGATGAAAAGCCTAGCCAGGCACTTCGTCGCGGTCGTTACGTCTCCAGCATGTGGCGCGCCATTGAAGCGGTCAAGGTGGGCGAGGCGGATGTGGCCGTTTCTGCCGGCAACACCGGTGCGCTGATGGCCATGGCGAAATTCTGTTTGCGCACCATGGCGCGGATCGAACGTCCCGCGATTGCCGGCATCTGGCCCACGCTACGTGGCGAGAGCATCGTTCTCGATATCGGCGCGACAATTGGTGCGGACTCCCAGCAGCTTCTGGACTTTGCCCTGATGGGCGGTGCCATGGCGCGTGCGCTGTTCGATGTCGATCGCCCGACGGTCGGCCTTCTCAATGTCGGCGTTGAAGAGGTCAAGGGACAGGAAGAGGTCCGCGAAGCCGGTCGCCTCATTCGTGAAGCCGATCTCGCCACCATCGACTACCGCGGTTTCGTCGAAGGCGACGATATCGGCAAGGGTACTGTCGATGTCGTCGTTACCGAAGGCTTTACCGGCAATATTGCACTGAAGGCCGCAGAAGGCACGGCACGCCAGATCACGACTTTGCTGCGCGAAGCCATTTCCCGCAGCTTCATCGCGAAGATCGGCTATCTTCTGGCGAAGAGCGCATTCGATGTGCTGCGTGAGAAGATGGACCCGCGCAAGGTCAATGGCGGCGTGTTCCTGGGGCTGAATGGTATCGTGATCAAGAGCCACGGCGGTACGGATGCACTCGGTTTCGCCTCCGCCATCGATGTCGGCTACGACATGGTGCATAATGGCCTGACCGCCAAGATCGAAAATGATTTGAAAGCATACCACGCAAGAAGACTTCCGCCTCCGGCGCCTGAAGCTCTCGTGGTTGATGAGGAATAACCAATGATCCGCTCTATTGTACGTGGCTTCGGAGCGGCGCTGCCGAAGCGGGTTGTGACGAACCAGGAAATCGAAGGCATCGTCGAGACCTCGGACGAGTGGATCGTTCAGCGCACCGGCATCAAGCAGCGCTACATTGCAGGCGAGGGCGAGACATCGGCATCGCTCGGTGAGGCTGCAGCCCGTGCGGCCTTGGACAATGGCGGGCTGAAGCCCGAAGACATCGATCTCATCATTGTTGCCACATCCACACCCGACAACACGTTTCCGGCAACCGCAGTGAACATCCAGAACCGCCTTGGCATCACTGGCGGCTTTGCGTTTGACGTTCAGGCCGTTTGCTCCGGCTTCGTCTATGCAATGGCGACGGCCGATCTCTACATTCGCGGCGGCATGGCAAAGCGCGTGCTGGTCATCGGTGCCGAAACCTTCTCGCGCATTCTCGACTGGAAGGATCGCACCACCTGCGTTCTTTTCGGCGATGGCGCCGGTGCTGTCATCCTGGAAGCAGGCGAGGGCGAAGGCAAGACCTCCGACCGGGGCGTGCTGACCTCCCATCTGCGTTCGGATGGCGCGCACAAGGAAAAGCTTTACGTCGATGGCGGGCCATCGACGACTGGCACTGTCGGTCATCTGCGCATGGAAGGCCGCGAAGTCTTCAAGCATGCCGTCGGCATGATCACGGACGTGATCGAGGCAGCCTTTGAGGCAACCGGCACCACGGCTGAGGATCTGGACTGGCTCGTTCCACACCAGGCCAATCGCCGCATCATCGATGGCTCTGCGAAGAAGCTTGGCATTCCCCTGGAGAAGGTGGTCGTCACCGTCGATCTGCACGGAAACACCTCTGCGGCTTCCATTCCGCTGGCGCTCGCAACCGCTGCTGCCGATGGGCGCATCAAGCAGGGCGACCTCGTTATGCTGGAAGCGATGGGCGGCGGTTTTACCTGGGGCTCGGTGCTTCTGCGCTGGTAACGTTTCGGTGACGATCGAGCGCATTGGCCCGAAAGTCGAAATCGATTTTCGGAAAAGCACGATGTGTCGATTCAAAAAGGTAAAGGCGTCCCTTGTGCGTCCTATAGGACGCACGGCGCTTTAACGTAAACCCTTGCCATCATTGCCGTAAATCCCTAAACGATTCTGGAAACATTCCTTGACCGCTGCCGTCAACGGCAATAGTCTCAGGCGGTTTCCAGAACACAACAGAGATAAGCGCGGGGAAAAATGGCCGGTAAAACTGTGACACGTGCGGATTTGGCCGAGTCTGTGTTTCGCAAGGTGGGTTTGTCCCGAACTGAATCCGCCGAGCTGGTCGAAACCGTCATTGACGAGATCTGTAATGCCATCACCCGTGGCGAGGTGGTGAAGCTCTCCTCCTTCGCAACCTTCCAGATCCGTGAAAAGAACGAGCGTATCGGTCGCAATCCGAAGACCGGCGAAGAAGTGCCGATTTCGCCGCGTCGCGTCATGACCTTCAAGGCCTCCAACGTTCTGAAACAGCGCATCCTCAAGGCCCATGCATCGCGCAAGGCGAAGCAGAAGACCCAGAAGCCCGGCTCATAAAGAGGCTTCTTTCGACGCTATCCAAGCCCATTCTGATACCTCACTGCTTTTCTTCCTGTGAACATACTTGAATTTCAACCGTCAAGCCGTTGAAATAAAGACGATTCGCATCATACCTTGTCGTGTGTTTTGCAAACCTGTCATTTCGTCGGGTGGGAGTTAAGCGTGGATAAGAGTCCAGACGCCTTTAGAACGATCAGTGAAGTTGCGGACGATCTTGATCTGCCGCAGCACGTGCTGCGTTTCTGGGAAACCCGCTTTCCCCAGATCAAGCCGATGAAGCGCGGCGGCGGACGACGCTACTATCGCCCGGACGATGTCGATCTCCTGAAAGGCATCCGGCATCTGCTTTACGATCATGGATACACGATCAAGGGCGTGCAGAAACTTCTCAAGACCAATGGAAACCGCTTCGTCGCGGCCATCGCGTCTGGCGACATGGCGACCATGGAAGCCATCATGGCTGCCAGCGGAGAGAAGCAGACCGCGGAGCCGCGCGTCGTGCAGCCGGACGAAGACGAAGTGGTAGGTCGCCCCAAGGCGAGGCCGAGCGGCCGCTTCTTTGGCTTCGGCGGAGGATCATCCGACGACACGCCGGAAATTTCCATCGGCAAATCCAGCATCAGCAAGGATGATCGCGCCCTGCTGCAGGAGGCGCTCTTCGACCTTCTGGAATGCAAGCGCCTGCTCGATCAGGTGCGTTAAACGGCCAGCGGACGCATAGCGAGCGGCGTTCTCCGTGACAACCGCTGCCACAGACGTCTCAGTTTTGGCTTGTGAGAGAGTTGTGGATAACGCCGCGACTCTCCAACGCAGATCGAATTTATCTCAAATGCCAACCTTTCGGAAACTCCTTCAGCGGATAATGCCCGCCTGAAAAGGAGTTGTTCTGTGAGCAAGAGAAAACCTTCAAACCGCCGCGCCTCATCCAAGTCCAAGGGTGGAAGCGTCTGGTCCTGGTTGATCCTGTTTGGCGTGGCCGTCGGCGGGATTCAGGCCTATGAGCATCGCGACACCCTGTTGCCGAAGATGAAGAACGTCGTTGCCTCGACGTCCAAGAGCAGCGCACCCGCAACCCGCGAAATGGCTTCTGCCAAGCCTCAGTCCGTGCAGAAGCCGACGCAAACCGTTGCCCTGCCAACATCTGGTGCACCCGTTCCACCACGCTCGATCGCCATGGTGGGTTCGCCGGCAGGTGCCGGTCAATTGCCTCCCGCAACATTGCCTTCGCCAAAGCCGCAGGTGGAAAATGTTTCGCTTGGCGCAAAGCCCGGCACCTTCGCCTTTTGCGGACGCTCGGGCCTCAACAACTGCGTCATGGATGGCAGCACCTTCTGGATGAAGGGCGTGAAGATGAAGCTTGCCGGCATCGAGGTGCCGCAGACGGATCAGGCGCGCTGCATGGAAGAGCGCGCCCGCGGCTTCACCGCCAAGGTGCGACTGCGCGATATGCTCAATTCCGGCAGCTTCCAGGTGGCGGCTGGCGGCCAAGGTGCCGAAGTAAAAGCAGTGTCCAGGTCAGGCATGTCCTTTGCCGACCAGCTGATTCGCGAAGGGCTTGCACGTCGCGCTGGTTCCCCAAGCCCATCATGGTGCGGTTAATTCAATTCCCCATAGACATGCAGTTGACCGGATGCGGTGACGCTGTGTAGATGGAAATGCAAGCGGGCGTGATGGAATGGTAGACATACCGGACTTAAAATCCGGAGCGAAAGCGTGCGGGTTCGAGTCCCGCCGCCCGTACCAAATCTTCAGCTTCTCCAGAACAGCGGCATCAGCAACACGAGCACGGTCAGGATTTCCAGACGGCCGAGCAGCATCATCAGCGAGAGCAGGTAAAGTGCTGGATCGCTGATAGTGGAGAAGTTGCCGGCGGGTCCAATGATCGGACCGACACCGGGGCCGACATTGGCGAGCGATGTGGCCACGCCAGATGTTGCAGTCAAGAAGTCATAGCCCATGGCGCTCATCGCCAGGCTGCCGGCGATCCACAGAGCGATGAAACAGCCGAGGAACAGGAAGACGTTGC is a genomic window containing:
- a CDS encoding ubiquinol-cytochrome C chaperone family protein; this translates as MVFGLFRKKNNNRAIVDRQYSILTQAARQPGFYLHMGVPDTVMGRFEMLAVVMILYFRRTKGASVSGQEIAQEIVDAFFQDLDHSMRELGIGDQGVPKRMKKFAGMFYGRLESYAAAIDGADADALAAALRRNIYPQADEAAPDMRALSKWMMSASEMLSAQPEDAVATGTVTLPSPDL
- a CDS encoding YceD family protein, encoding MKSPHAANDDAPFSYPVKVGHISANPVRIGLEASPEELKALAKFWDVLSVDYLKSELQVTRWKRDGIRIKGQVQAGITQACVVTLEPVPSVIDEKVEQIFVPEGSKLARMTTNDDGEIVLDPDGPDIPDQFVGDTIDVGVVVAEFAALAIDPYPRKDGIDFDGYGEKTPMEDKKPSPFAVLKDWKKD
- the plsX gene encoding phosphate acyltransferase PlsX, which codes for MIRIAIDVMGGDHGPDVVIPGAAKALERHNDVTFLLYGQKSKCDPILAQYPRLMEKSEFFDCEVSVAMDEKPSQALRRGRYVSSMWRAIEAVKVGEADVAVSAGNTGALMAMAKFCLRTMARIERPAIAGIWPTLRGESIVLDIGATIGADSQQLLDFALMGGAMARALFDVDRPTVGLLNVGVEEVKGQEEVREAGRLIREADLATIDYRGFVEGDDIGKGTVDVVVTEGFTGNIALKAAEGTARQITTLLREAISRSFIAKIGYLLAKSAFDVLREKMDPRKVNGGVFLGLNGIVIKSHGGTDALGFASAIDVGYDMVHNGLTAKIENDLKAYHARRLPPPAPEALVVDEE
- a CDS encoding beta-ketoacyl-ACP synthase III, giving the protein MIRSIVRGFGAALPKRVVTNQEIEGIVETSDEWIVQRTGIKQRYIAGEGETSASLGEAAARAALDNGGLKPEDIDLIIVATSTPDNTFPATAVNIQNRLGITGGFAFDVQAVCSGFVYAMATADLYIRGGMAKRVLVIGAETFSRILDWKDRTTCVLFGDGAGAVILEAGEGEGKTSDRGVLTSHLRSDGAHKEKLYVDGGPSTTGTVGHLRMEGREVFKHAVGMITDVIEAAFEATGTTAEDLDWLVPHQANRRIIDGSAKKLGIPLEKVVVTVDLHGNTSAASIPLALATAAADGRIKQGDLVMLEAMGGGFTWGSVLLRW
- a CDS encoding integration host factor subunit alpha, producing the protein MAGKTVTRADLAESVFRKVGLSRTESAELVETVIDEICNAITRGEVVKLSSFATFQIREKNERIGRNPKTGEEVPISPRRVMTFKASNVLKQRILKAHASRKAKQKTQKPGS
- a CDS encoding MerR family transcriptional regulator encodes the protein MDKSPDAFRTISEVADDLDLPQHVLRFWETRFPQIKPMKRGGGRRYYRPDDVDLLKGIRHLLYDHGYTIKGVQKLLKTNGNRFVAAIASGDMATMEAIMAASGEKQTAEPRVVQPDEDEVVGRPKARPSGRFFGFGGGSSDDTPEISIGKSSISKDDRALLQEALFDLLECKRLLDQVR
- a CDS encoding nuclease, whose product is MSKRKPSNRRASSKSKGGSVWSWLILFGVAVGGIQAYEHRDTLLPKMKNVVASTSKSSAPATREMASAKPQSVQKPTQTVALPTSGAPVPPRSIAMVGSPAGAGQLPPATLPSPKPQVENVSLGAKPGTFAFCGRSGLNNCVMDGSTFWMKGVKMKLAGIEVPQTDQARCMEERARGFTAKVRLRDMLNSGSFQVAAGGQGAEVKAVSRSGMSFADQLIREGLARRAGSPSPSWCG